The following proteins come from a genomic window of Megalobrama amblycephala isolate DHTTF-2021 linkage group LG1, ASM1881202v1, whole genome shotgun sequence:
- the LOC125278310 gene encoding LOW QUALITY PROTEIN: galectin-9-like (The sequence of the model RefSeq protein was modified relative to this genomic sequence to represent the inferred CDS: deleted 1 base in 1 codon) produces the protein MALHQQLPFFKPSVPFTTPIQGGLKDGMIITVCGRVLPDANRFDVDFLYGSDHVLHFNPRYDGGSGHVVHNTFQKGIWGSEENKSQTPFPRGQTFALQIFVTQGSYKISTNGKPFSEFEHRMPFSWADTFRIVGKVELSLVAFQRVEPPHAACSGSFMVPYKSVIPGGLQPGKVIIIHGVISPQANRVVISLRHKHGIAFAYSPRFDENVVVRNTYQDGKWGAEERSELLPYKRGALMQVTIFCSHHQYEVFVNGEKTHTYKHRYTKLERIDVLDIRGDMQLTFVQP, from the exons atgGCTCTGCATCAACAACTGCCGTTTTTCAAACCG AGTGTCCCATTCACTACTCCGATCCAGGGAGGACTGAAGGATGGAATGATTATTACTGTATGTGGCCGAGTTTTGCCAGATGCCAACAG ATTTGATGTGGACTTCTTGTATGGGTCTGATCATGTTCTGCACTTTAACCCTCGCTATGATGGAGGGTCTGGGCATGTAGTGCACAACACCTTTCAGAAAGGTATCTGGGGCTCAGAGGAAAACAAGTCCCAAACTCCCTTCCCAAGAGGCCAGACATTTGCGCTGCAGATCTTCGTCACCCAGGGATCTTACAAG ATAAGTACCAATGGGAAACCCTTTTCGGAGTTCGAGCACCGTATGCCATTCTCTTGGGCGGACACATTCCGCATTGTTGGAAAGGTGGAACTGAGTTTAGTTGCCTTCCAGCGTGTTGAG CCGCCTCATGCTGCATGTTCAGGATCTTTT ATGGTCCCGTACAAAAGCGTCATCCCTGGTGGACTTCAGCCTGGCAAAGTCATCATCATCCACGGAGTCATCAGTCCCCAAGCAAATAG AGTAGTGATTAGTCTACGGCACAAACATGGAATTGCATTTGCCTACAGTCCTCGTTTTGATGAGAATGTGGTTGTGCGCAACACTTATCAGGATGGGAAGTGGGGTGCAGAGGAACGATCTGAGCTCTTGCCATATAAAAGGGGAGCACTGATGCAG GTCACCATTTTTTGCAGTCATCATCAATACGAAGTGTTTGTTAATGGTGAAAAAACTCACACTTACAAGCATCGTTACACTAAACTGGAG AGAATTGATGTTTTAGACATCCGTGGAGACATGCAGTTGACCTTTGTGCAGCCCTGA
- the LOC125278252 gene encoding uncharacterized protein LOC125278252: MFPDSDIAKTFTCGKDKTSYITRFGLADYIKKDLISKVSGPYVLMFDESLNHTSKKKQLDIHVRFWNDDKVHSRYLGSHFIGHSTAQDLLKHFKECVQQLNLSRLVSVSMDGPNVNLKFFELLQSDLNEMYGGAQLVSVGSCGLHTLHNAFKAGFSMWQVEKLLRAMHILFNNVPARREDYVTVTKSSVFPLSFCGHRWLENLPVVERALEVWPSLQLYVDAVKRKELPNPGTGSYDTIEAAQKDPLILAKLHFFATIARTFDPFLKRYQTDEPVMPFLAKDLAELIKSILRRFVKREVLQDITKLQLTKLDLSEKKNLLLPQKIDIGLGADKALKDTKISDLRVLEFRRDCVQGLTNIVRKVQEKSPLKYATVRQMACLDPSNMFRDPDRCKEQMKCLVQTFLQAKQLAGGVSAGDVILQQFEALLTLECRNEEFLSFQPMVKRLDTFLCGCLSRAYPVAWAFCQKLLLLSHGQASVERGFSVNKEVETDNMQEETMIAHRLVCDYVDLHGGVTKVPLTKELLVSVGAARSRYRIFLDQQRARKESEAGTQKRKLAEEYLTDLKRKKTTVQEVSTCLAREADMLAEEAEGKSGSKMAQLLSKSNALRRASKEKLAELKKVEEEITIKGDELRKM; encoded by the exons ATGTTCCCAGACTCTGACATAGCCAAAACATTTACGTGCGGGAAAGATAAGACCTCATACATCACCCGGTTTGGCTTGGCagattatattaaaaaagacCTCATCTCCAAGGTCTCGGGGCCTTATGTTCTCATGTTTGATGAAAGCTTAAATCACACAAGCAAGAAGAAACAGCTGGACATACACGTTCGGTTCTGGAATGACGACAAGGTGCATTCCCGGTACCTGGGATCACACTTCATTGGCCATTCCACGGCCCAGGATTTGCTAAAGCACTTTAAA GAGTGTGTGCAGCAGCTGAATCTCAGCAGGCTGGTCTCTGTATCGATGGATGGGCCCAATGTAAATTTAAAGTTCTTTGAGCTTCTCCAATCCGACTTAAATGAAATGTATGGGGGTGCTCAGCTGGTGTCCGTGGGGAGCTGTGGGCTTCATACTCTGCATAATGCTTTCAAGGCAGGTTTCTCCATGTGGCAGGTGGAAAAGCTGTTAAGAGCAATGCACATACTCTTTAACAATGTTCCAGCGAGGAGGGAAGACTACGTGACAGTCACAAAGTCATCAGTGTTCCCGCTATCATTCTGTGGCCATCGATGGTTGGAGAACCTGCCTGTGGTAGAGAGAGCTCTGGAGGTCTGGCCTTCACTTCAGCTGTATGTGGATGCGGTGAAAAGAAAGGAGCTGCCAAACCCTGGTACAGGCTCGTATGATACAATAGAGGCCGCTCAAAAGGATCCCCTGATCTTGGCAAAGTTGCATTTTTTTGCGACCATCGCCCGTACCTTTGACCCCTTCCTGAAGAGGTACCAGACGGATGAGCCAGTAATGCCATTCCTTGCCAAAGACTTGGCTGAGTTGATCAAg AGTATACTGAGGCGGTTTGTGAAGCGAGAAGTCCTGCAGGACATTACAAAACTACAGCTCACCAAGCTGGACTTGAGTGAGAAGAAGAACTTGCTCCTCCCACAGAAAATTGACATTGGCCTAGGTGCAGATAAAGCCCTGAAG GACACTAAAATATCAGATCTCAGAGTCCTTGAATTTAGAAGGGACTGCGTGCAGGGGCTGACTAATATAGTCAGAAAAGTGCAGGAGAAGAGCCCACTCAAATACGCCACTGTTAGGCAGATGGCCTGTCTGGACCCCTCTAACATGTTCAGAGACCCAGACAGGTGCAAGGAACAAATGAAATGTCTGGTGCAGACCTTTCTACAGGCAAAGCAGCTGGCAGGAGGTGTATCTGCTG gggatGTCATTCTACAACAGTTTGAGGCTCTCCTGACTCTTGAGTGTAGGAATGAAGAGTTTCTCTCCTTCCAGCCAATGGTAAAACGGCTGGACACCTTCTTGTGCGGCTGTTTAAGCCGTGCCTATCCAGTGGCTTGGGCATTTTGCCAGAAGCTGCTCCTCCTTTCTCATGGACAAGCTTCAGTTGAAAGGGGGTTCTCTGTGAACAAGGAGGTTGAGACTGACAATATGCAGGAAGAGACAATGATTGCACATAGACTTGTGTGTGATTATGTAGATTTGCACGGTGGGGTGACCAAAGTTCCCCTCACAAAGGAACTGCTGGTATCGGTGGGTGCAGCCAGGTCGAGGTACCGCATTTTCCTTGATCAGCAGCGTGCAAGGAAGGAGAGTGAAGCAGGGACACAGAAAAGAAAGCTGGCAGAGGAGTATTTGACCGACCTTAAGAGAAAGAAAACCACTGTTCAAGAGGTTTCCACCTGTCTCGCCAGAGAGGCTGACATGCTGGCAGAGGAAGCAGAGGGCAAATCGGGTTCAAAGATGGCCCAGCTCCTTTCAAAATCAAACGCCCTCAGGCGGGCAAGCAAGGAGAAATTGGCTGAGCTGAAAAAGGTTGAGGAGGAGATCACCATTAAAGGAGACGAACTGAGAAAAATGTAG